Within the Candidatus Culexarchaeum yellowstonense genome, the region TTGGGTTGGGACATCTTGGGAAGGTTTCTGTGCTAAATAGAATGGCAGATGAGTATGGTATAGACACAATTTCCCTAGGTAACACTTTGGCCTTTGCTATGGAAGCCACTGAGAAGAAACTTATAAAGGATGGAATAGAATGGGGGGATTTTGAAAGAGCAAAAGCATTGATCCAAGAAATTGCATACCGAAAGGGGGATCTGGGGAACCTTTTAGCAGAAGGCGTTATGAGGGTTAGCCAAAAAATTGGTGGAGGATCTGAGAATTGGGCTATGCATGTTAAAGGACTTGAAGTTTCAGCCTACGATTGTCACACGGTTCCAGGTATGGCTTTGGCGTATGCAACATCCTCCATAGGTGCCCACCATAAGGAGGCATGGGTTATCTCTTGGGAAGTAAAGACGGATAGATCTGGATATACGGAGGCAAAAGTGGACAAGGTAATAGAGTTTCAGAGAATTAGGGGAGGAATGTTTGAATCCATAGTTTCATGTAGACTCCCATGGATAGAGCTTGGCTTTGAACTTGAATGGTACCCCAAACTCTTAAAGGCAGCATCTGGAGTGGAAATCCCTCTAGAGGAAATGCTATACACCATTGCTGATAGGATATATGCCCTAATAAGAGCTTTCTGGGTGCGTGAATATGGTCAAGGGTGGAGTCGTATGATGGATTACCCACCGAAACGCTGGTTTACTGAACCACTAACTAAAGGACCTTATAAGGGTGCAATGCTTGATAGAAATAAATTCGATATGTTATTGGATATGTACTATGCTAAACGTGGATGGGATAGTAGGGGGATACCAACAAAAAGCACATTTGAAAAGCTTGGATTAAAAGATGTGGCAGAGCAGCTTTCAAGGAGTGTCACCTTAACCCCATAAACTCCAACTCTATTTTTCACCATAGAATCATTTACCCTGAACATTTAAGCATCAGGTTGTTATTCCATTATATTCTTTCAGAAAATTCATCTAGCTTTACCATTCATCTATTGGGCTTATTTGGAATATCCTTTTCGGGAATATTGCTTCAAAGATTTTTATAGCTTCACCATCAGCTTCAATCCTAATAATATACTTACTTTCATTTAGCATTTCCTTAAATCCTTTCACTCCGTAAATTAGCTTCGTAATTCCATCATTGGTTACTTGGATGTGATTTTTAGCCTTTCCTTCTGCCACATTTATATCGCCACCAGATATTTCCAGTTTTGTGCATCCATATGGGCTTCCAATGGATATTTCATAGTCTAATTCTCCGCATTTCTCAATGATTCTTTCTTCCAATTCCCCTTTCATAGCTTCGAATAGCTTCTTTTGGTTTACGATGTAGTCCATGTATATTGCCCCATTAATTGGCTCGAAGTGGTTCAATGCTTCATTTAATTCTTCATGCATAGGTATTCTGAGTCTGAATATTTTTATTCCCTCCTTCCTCATTTTATTTAAGATTCCATTTAACAAATTGCAAAGATTTCTCCCTTCAATTGCTCCAAGCTCCATCACTATACCCACCCTATCCGTCCATTGGCTTCTGGAAGCTTTTAATGTGTTGAATGCAAGTGCATATCCATTTACTTCATCGTCTTCGCTAACTATTCTTATTCCTGCATCTCTTCCCTCATAGAAGAAGCTTTGGTAATATGTTTTATTCATAATCTTTCTCCTCCAGTATTCCTCTGATCTCTGGCAATATCCGCTGATCTTTCTACCATATTCGTCATGTATCTTCATCACTGCATTCAAATCTTCTTCACCCATTTCACTTATCCCATTTCTATTATGTCTTCTCATGATTTTCAAAGCATTGTCGACGTTTTCGCATGTCCCAACATATTCATGTATGAATGTTGTATTGGCGTATCCAATTTTCCTATATACTCTATATCCATCGCTTCCATATCCTGTGAACAGTGATGATATTTGCCACCCCTTCTCTTGGCATATGTCCAATGCCATTTGCATTAGTTTTGTGGCTATTCCCTTCATTCTGTGTTTTGGGTGTGTGGATACGTTGGCTATTCCACCGCAATCTATTATGCTTTTCCCAATCCTTATCCTCCTATGCATTAACTGTACGTGTCCAATTATTTCTCCATCAATTTCAGCTACTAATGCATTTTCCCTTGAGAATCCATCATCATCCCCCTCATATCCAATCCAGTCCATCACGCTTAATTTCCATGAGTTGAAGGTTCTGAAGCAAGTTTTCATTAACTCCACTATTCCTTCTTCATCTCCAGGTTTATATCTCCTAAATTTTGCTTCCATGTTTAAAGTTCTCTTTATGTGGATATATTTATCTTATCGGATTTCCATCTATTTATTTGGCGATGAAGAGAGCTGGTAAAACGGATTTGTGAAGAGTGATACCAGAGCTGAGCCTCACCTCAAATGCTTCTTTTCGAATGGTTTAGGTTAAATATTGGTTGTTATTATAGTTGTGTTTGGAGGTGGATTTTGATGCCCGTGGTGCATGTGTACATGTGGGCTGGGAGGAGCCAAGAGGTTAAGGAGAAGATAGTTAAGGGGATAACCGATGTCTTTGTGAATCTCGGAGTTCCAGCTGAGGCTGTGACTGTGATTTTGCATGATGTGGAGAAGAGTAATTGGGGGAGTGCTGGTAAGCTCGCTTCTAAGGCTTCTTAAACCCATTTTTACTTAATATTTTTATGTCTATAACCATCCTATACTCCCTAGGTGCAACTTCTCCAGTTCTCCTCACATCTAATATCTCGTATTTCATGTCAAACTCTTTCAGCTTTTCCTCGTATCTTTCCCTCATTTTCACTTTTGGATCTTCATTTTTCATGTACTTTATGAAGTCGTATGCATGTATTATTCCACCAGAATCCTTTAATGCCATTATGGCGTATTCAAGGTATTCTAATGCCAGTTCAGGGTATGGCATTAAAACTCTATCTGCAACTTCAATTAGTCCACTTGTTATAATTTCCTTCGCATCTCCAAGTATTGGTATAACAATGTCTTCAACCTTATTTATCTTTACATTCTCTACTGCATACTCGTATGCGTATGGGTTTATGTCTATTGAGTATATTTTTGAAGGTTTCTCCAAAGCCCTTTTAGCTATTATTATCGAGTATGTTCCTACACCAGCAAACATGTTAACTATGACTTCCCCGGCGCGAACCATTCTTGCTATTCTCATCCTTTCAGTGGAGAGTCTTGGTGTGAAATACACTTTTGATATGTCCAGTTTGAATATGCATCCATACTCCCTATGTATTGTTGTGAACCTCTTCTCCCCTGCTAGCCACTCTAAATCCATTACCCTATGTTCTCCACTTATTGGGCTCTTCTTCTCAACGACAACTTTAATGTAATTTGCTTCTCTAAGTATTTTCTCTGCTATTTCATGTTTTATCTCATTGAATTCAGGTTTAACCTCTATTACTGCAATGTCGCCTATTATGTCTAGGCTTCTAAGCCACCCCCTCTTTATATCCCTAAGAGTCATCACCCTAAATTTTGTGTTATACACCTTTAAATCATATGGTTTATAGCTAATTTTTCACGAAAGTTTTAAATCGAATGTGTTGACGTTGATATTGGTGAGTTCTGTTTGAAGGTTAGTGTTCTATATGGTAGTGAGCCGGTATCCGTTGATATTCCAGATTCCCGATTTATGGGTGTTTTTAGAGTTAAGGAGCCTTTAGGGGTTGATGAGGATAGGGTTATTGAGGATTCTCTGAATAATCCCATTGGGAGGAGACTTGAAGATTATGAAGCTAAAAGTGTGTTGATATCAGTTAATGATCAAACTAGGTTAACTCCAACTCCGAAATTGCTGGATCATATTCTTAGGAGGGTTTCGGCGAAGCGTTTGAAGATAATTGTTGCCACAGGTTCTCATAGAGCTCCCACTGAGGAGGAGTATCGTAGCATGATACTTGGGCATCTTTATGATCGGTTGAGGAGTGTAACTGTGGCTCATGATTGTAGGAAGAGTGAATTCGTCGATCTTGGGGTTACAAGTAGGGGGACTCCCATCCTCATTAATAGGGAGGCTTTCCAGCATGATTTACTGGTCACCATAAGCTCCGTTGAGCCGCACTATTTTGCTGGTTATAGTGGTGGTAGGAAGATGTTTGCTCCTGGATTATGCATGTATGAGACTATTGAGAGGAATCATAGGTTTGCTTTGATGCCGGAAGCTGCTCTTGGTAAGCTTGAGGGTAATTCCGTCCATGAGGATCTTGAGGAGATTGCTAAGGCTGTGGCTGAGAGGGTCAGTATATTCTCATTGAATACTGCGATAAATGGTGAGGAGAAGGTTTGGGCTGCTAAGGCTGGCGATCCGTTTCAGTCCTTTTACTCAATAGTTAGGGATGTTGAGTCGTATTACTCAGTTAAGCTTCCAAGGGAGGCTGGAATTACAATTGCAGTTGCACCTAGAAATATGGGTATAGATTTGTATCAAGCTCAGAAGGCGATTGAAGCTGCTAAGCTTGCGACAAGGGTTGGTGGAGTAATAATACTTGTAGCCCCCTGCTGGGATGGTATTGGCCCAAGAAACTTCTACGATCTACTTGCAAGTGGGGATAGGGAGGAGATTATTAGGAGGATATGGGGGAATTATAAGCTTGGATACCATAAAGCTGCAAAGCTCTTGGATGCAATTGAAAAGTTTAACATATATGCTGTGACAAATTTAAGTGAAGAAGTTTTAACCAAGATAGGGATTAAGCCATTTAATAGTTTGCAGAAGGCTTTGGATGAAGCGTTATCTAGTGTTGAGGGTGAAGTGGCTGTTCTACCTGAAGCCAGTATATGCGTCCCAAGGGTTGCTGAATCTTAGGCATGCTTATTTTGCGCTTCATTTAAATATTGTATCTAGCAATTGATTGTAGTGTATGAGCTACTTGATTGTTAAATGTCCCCATTGTGGTGATGTTAGGGCTGTGCATTCCCATGTTAAGAGTTTCCAGTGTTTTACTTGTGGTAGGAGGGTTAAATTGGCTCCCCATTTAATACTGTATAGGACTGATGATAGGGATTCCCTCCCACTCCTGGTTATGAAGTTTAAGGAGCTCTCCCTTAATAAGAGTGGTTAAGTGTCGTGTGATATTCATGAGTTTCATTTCAAATATTAAGAGGGGGGTTATGGATGTTTTCAGTAGGATTGCATATGAGTTTGATGTTACTAGGACTAAGCCGTGGAGTGAAGTTTACTTGCTGTCCAGATTTGGTGGTTTAATAGCTGATTTTGGTTGTGGTTCTGGTAGGCATGTTTCTGCGTTGATGGATTGTGGTTGTGAAGTTTTGGCTGTGGATATATCCCCCATCATGGTTAAACTTTGTTTATCTAAGTTTAGGGGTGGTGATAATTATATGCTTGTTAATGGTGTAGTTTGTGATATAGGGTTTTTGCCATTTAAATCATACTCCATAGATCATGCATTATGCATTGCCACAATACACCACATACCCACATTCAAAGCTAGATTGGATTCAATTAACGAGATTTATAGGGTTTTGAAGAGGTTTGGAATTCTAATTCTAAGTGCATGGGCACTCTATCAGACTAGATTCATAAGGCTTATTCCAAGGATGCTTTTGGATAGGGTTTTTGGTAGAGTTTTGGAGTTTGGGGATGTTTATATTCCATGGAAGTCTAGGAATGCTGTTTACATGAGGTTTCATCATCTATTCTCTAGGCGTGAATTTGTTAAGCTCTGCTCATCATCGAAATTTTCCATAGCATACATTTACGGTAAGAGTTTTAGGGAGACCCGCTTCTCGGAGAATCATGTGGCTGTATTGTTTAAGCCTTAAACCTTTTATCCCACCAATACCTTTCATTTAATTGTTATGCTGGAAGAGTTGGCTGAGTATTTTAAGCGTTTGAAGAAGCCTATTAGGGGGATTTCTGGGGTTAGCGTTGTTGCCGTTATGGCTAAGCCATACCCATGTCCTCATGGTAAATGTATTTATTGTCCTGGAGGGCCTGATTATGGGACTCCCCAAAGCTATTATGGTAGGGAGCCTGCCCTTATGAGGGCTCAAGAATGCGGCTATGATCCGTATGAGCAGGTTAGGGTTAGAATTGACCAGTACTACTCCCTTGGGCATATTCCATCGAAGGTTGAACTCATAGTTATGGGTGGAACTTTCCCAGCAATGCCGCTGGATTACCAAGAGTGGTTTGTAACCATGTGTTTGGAGGCTATGAATAGGTATCCCAATGGTAAGCCTAGTGGCTGGGTTTATTTGAGGGATGCTCAAGCTAGGAATGAGCATTCCATGATTAGATGTGTTGGTATGACCTTTGAGACTAGGCCCGATTGGGGTAGGGAGGTTCATGCTGATAGAATGCTAAATTTGGGTGGAACTAGGGTGGAGTTGGGTGTTCAAACAGTTTTCGATGATATTCTGGTTAGGGTTCGTAGAGGTCACACCGTTAAGGATACCATTGAATCCACTAGAATTCTCAAG harbors:
- a CDS encoding GNAT family N-acetyltransferase — its product is MEAKFRRYKPGDEEGIVELMKTCFRTFNSWKLSVMDWIGYEGDDDGFSRENALVAEIDGEIIGHVQLMHRRIRIGKSIIDCGGIANVSTHPKHRMKGIATKLMQMALDICQEKGWQISSLFTGYGSDGYRVYRKIGYANTTFIHEYVGTCENVDNALKIMRRHNRNGISEMGEEDLNAVMKIHDEYGRKISGYCQRSEEYWRRKIMNKTYYQSFFYEGRDAGIRIVSEDDEVNGYALAFNTLKASRSQWTDRVGIVMELGAIEGRNLCNLLNGILNKMRKEGIKIFRLRIPMHEELNEALNHFEPINGAIYMDYIVNQKKLFEAMKGELEERIIEKCGELDYEISIGSPYGCTKLEISGGDINVAEGKAKNHIQVTNDGITKLIYGVKGFKEMLNESKYIIRIEADGEAIKIFEAIFPKRIFQISPIDEW
- a CDS encoding tautomerase family protein, producing the protein MPVVHVYMWAGRSQEVKEKIVKGITDVFVNLGVPAEAVTVILHDVEKSNWGSAGKLASKAS
- a CDS encoding class I SAM-dependent methyltransferase family protein gives rise to the protein MTLRDIKRGWLRSLDIIGDIAVIEVKPEFNEIKHEIAEKILREANYIKVVVEKKSPISGEHRVMDLEWLAGEKRFTTIHREYGCIFKLDISKVYFTPRLSTERMRIARMVRAGEVIVNMFAGVGTYSIIIAKRALEKPSKIYSIDINPYAYEYAVENVKINKVEDIVIPILGDAKEIITSGLIEVADRVLMPYPELALEYLEYAIMALKDSGGIIHAYDFIKYMKNEDPKVKMRERYEEKLKEFDMKYEILDVRRTGEVAPREYRMVIDIKILSKNGFKKP
- the larA gene encoding nickel-dependent lactate racemase, with protein sequence MKVSVLYGSEPVSVDIPDSRFMGVFRVKEPLGVDEDRVIEDSLNNPIGRRLEDYEAKSVLISVNDQTRLTPTPKLLDHILRRVSAKRLKIIVATGSHRAPTEEEYRSMILGHLYDRLRSVTVAHDCRKSEFVDLGVTSRGTPILINREAFQHDLLVTISSVEPHYFAGYSGGRKMFAPGLCMYETIERNHRFALMPEAALGKLEGNSVHEDLEEIAKAVAERVSIFSLNTAINGEEKVWAAKAGDPFQSFYSIVRDVESYYSVKLPREAGITIAVAPRNMGIDLYQAQKAIEAAKLATRVGGVIILVAPCWDGIGPRNFYDLLASGDREEIIRRIWGNYKLGYHKAAKLLDAIEKFNIYAVTNLSEEVLTKIGIKPFNSLQKALDEALSSVEGEVAVLPEASICVPRVAES
- a CDS encoding DUF1922 domain-containing protein gives rise to the protein MSYLIVKCPHCGDVRAVHSHVKSFQCFTCGRRVKLAPHLILYRTDDRDSLPLLVMKFKELSLNKSG
- a CDS encoding class I SAM-dependent methyltransferase, whose translation is MSFISNIKRGVMDVFSRIAYEFDVTRTKPWSEVYLLSRFGGLIADFGCGSGRHVSALMDCGCEVLAVDISPIMVKLCLSKFRGGDNYMLVNGVVCDIGFLPFKSYSIDHALCIATIHHIPTFKARLDSINEIYRVLKRFGILILSAWALYQTRFIRLIPRMLLDRVFGRVLEFGDVYIPWKSRNAVYMRFHHLFSRREFVKLCSSSKFSIAYIYGKSFRETRFSENHVAVLFKP